The segment ACGCAGCCGGGTATCCTGGGTATCGCGCGCTAGGATGCACGTTAGGGCTCGACGCGTGCCGCGTCCGGAATGACGCGATTTCGTGCTACAGACATTCAACAAGGAGCATTGCGAGCCATGTCGAACGCATCGATCCGTGACGAACTACTCAGCCTGGTGGGCAAGGCCGAATTCACACGCCGCGACTTTGTCGTGACCACCTTATCAACCGGATTCGCCCTGGCTGTGCTGCCGGTGTCGGCCGAGACGATCACGACGGACGACAAGGGAATCGTCGCCGGCGAGGTGAAGATCCCCGTGACTGACGGCGAGATTCCGGCCTATCGCGCCGAGCCTACCGGCGCAGGGCCATTCCCGGTCGTGCTCGTGGTGCAAGAGATTTTCGGCGTTCACGAACATATCAAGGATATCTGTCGCCGCTTTGCCAAGCTCGGTTACTTGGCGATCGCTCCCGAGATGTACGCCCGGCAGGGCGATGTCTCGAAGATGGAGAACATTGCCGAGATTATCGCGAAAGTTGTCTCGAAGGTGCCCGACAAGCAAGTGCTTTCGGATCTCGACGCGACCGTGGCCTGGGCCAAGAAGTCGGGCAAGGGGAACACCGCGAAGCTGGCGATTACTGGCTTCTGCTGGGGAGGACGCGTCGTGTGGTTGTACTCGGCCCATAACCCCGACCTGAAGGCAGGCGTTGCCTGGTATGGCCGACTGGTG is part of the Pirellulales bacterium genome and harbors:
- a CDS encoding dienelactone hydrolase family protein, whose product is MSNASIRDELLSLVGKAEFTRRDFVVTTLSTGFALAVLPVSAETITTDDKGIVAGEVKIPVTDGEIPAYRAEPTGAGPFPVVLVVQEIFGVHEHIKDICRRFAKLGYLAIAPEMYARQGDVSKMENIAEIIAKVVSKVPDKQVLSDLDATVAWAKKSGKGNTAKLAITGFCWGGRVVWLYSAHNPDLKAGVAWYGRLVTNTDELHPKNPIDLVDDLKAPVLGLYGGADQGIPVASVEQMKEALKKANKPCEIVLYPDTPHGFHADYRPTYRQDKADDGWKRLLEWFKKNGVS